In Paenibacillus sp. 1781tsa1, one DNA window encodes the following:
- a CDS encoding NAD-dependent protein deacylase: MNATEQLAAWIQESSRIVFFGGAGTSTESGIPDFRSAAGLYQTEQHSPYPPEELLSRHFFDQHADIFYDFYRGKMLHPDAEPNGCHRLLARLEQEGKLQAVITQNIDGLHQKAGSSTVLELHGSVHRNACMDCKQFYALNDIIQSQYTVPRCTTCGGVIKPDVVLYEEELDQTTLYRSIDALSAADLLLVGGTSLTVYPAAQLITYFQGKHTVLLNATPTAYDSRADLLITEPIGEVMNHVDQLLG, encoded by the coding sequence ATGAACGCAACAGAACAACTGGCTGCCTGGATTCAGGAAAGTTCCCGTATTGTTTTTTTCGGAGGGGCCGGGACTTCAACGGAAAGCGGGATTCCCGACTTCCGTTCGGCTGCGGGTCTGTATCAGACGGAGCAGCATTCGCCTTATCCACCGGAAGAGTTGTTAAGTCGGCATTTTTTTGATCAACATGCCGATATTTTTTATGATTTTTATCGAGGCAAAATGCTTCATCCAGATGCGGAACCGAATGGGTGTCATCGACTGTTAGCCCGTCTGGAGCAGGAGGGAAAACTTCAGGCAGTGATCACGCAAAATATCGACGGACTGCATCAGAAGGCAGGCAGCAGCACTGTCTTGGAGCTACATGGCTCAGTTCATCGTAATGCCTGCATGGATTGCAAGCAGTTTTATGCGCTGAATGATATTATACAATCCCAATATACCGTACCTCGCTGTACCACATGCGGTGGTGTTATCAAGCCGGATGTTGTGCTGTACGAGGAGGAGCTGGATCAGACAACATTGTATCGCTCCATTGATGCATTGTCTGCTGCAGATCTGTTACTCGTGGGCGGCACATCACTTACGGTATATCCAGCAGCACAGTTAATTACGTATTTTCAGGGAAAACATACCGTTCTGCTCAATGCTACACCTACCGCTTACGACAGCAGGGCGGATTTGCTGATTACAGAGCCGATTGGTGAGGTAATGAATCATGTGGACCAGCTTCTTGGTTAA
- the mgrA gene encoding L-glyceraldehyde 3-phosphate reductase: MVYVASDTRYETMKYNRVGRSGLKLPAISLGLWHNFGGINNAENGRNMITRSFDLGITHFDLANNYGPPAGSAEQLFGQVLAQDLKPYRDELVISTKAGYYMWPGPYGEWGSRKNLVSSLNQSLKRMGLDYVDIFYSHRYDPETPLEETMMALDHIVRSGKALYVGISNYPADQTREAAEILKSLGTPLLIHQPKYSMLDRWIEDGLQDVLDEYGTGSIAFCPLAQGVLTNKYLNGIPEDSRAKGPSVFLNESNISPETLRKVRALNQIAAARGQSLAQFALSWVLRNGRVTSALIGASRPSQIEENVAALSQLDFSTEELERIESILSPKPDDK, encoded by the coding sequence ATGGTCTACGTAGCAAGCGATACTCGCTATGAAACGATGAAATACAACCGCGTTGGACGTTCAGGTTTGAAACTGCCAGCGATTTCACTGGGGCTGTGGCATAATTTTGGTGGTATCAATAACGCTGAGAATGGCCGTAATATGATCACCCGATCATTTGATCTGGGTATTACCCATTTTGACCTTGCCAATAATTATGGCCCACCGGCAGGTTCGGCAGAGCAGTTGTTTGGACAGGTGCTTGCCCAGGATCTGAAACCTTATCGGGATGAACTTGTGATCTCCACCAAAGCGGGATATTATATGTGGCCCGGGCCGTATGGCGAGTGGGGCTCACGCAAAAATCTGGTATCCAGTCTGAATCAGAGCTTGAAGCGGATGGGCCTGGATTATGTGGATATTTTCTATTCCCACCGTTATGATCCCGAAACGCCTTTGGAAGAAACGATGATGGCACTGGATCATATTGTTCGCTCGGGTAAAGCCCTCTATGTAGGAATCTCCAACTATCCCGCAGACCAGACGAGAGAGGCCGCTGAGATTCTCAAAAGTTTGGGTACGCCGCTGTTGATCCATCAACCGAAATACTCGATGCTGGATCGCTGGATTGAAGATGGTTTGCAGGACGTGCTGGATGAGTATGGAACGGGCAGTATTGCTTTCTGTCCACTGGCACAAGGTGTACTCACGAACAAATACTTGAATGGGATCCCGGAAGACTCACGTGCCAAAGGACCGTCAGTATTTCTGAATGAGAGCAACATCTCTCCAGAGACGCTCCGCAAAGTGCGTGCGCTGAACCAGATTGCAGCAGCCCGTGGTCAGAGCTTGGCCCAATTTGCACTTTCATGGGTTCTGCGTAATGGCAGGGTAACATCTGCGCTGATTGGCGCGAGCCGTCCTTCCCAGATTGAAGAGAATGTGGCTGCACTCAGCCAATTAGACTTCTCTACAGAGGAATTGGAACGGATTGAGTCCATTCTGTCTCCGAAGCCTGATGACAAATAA
- the galE gene encoding UDP-glucose 4-epimerase GalE, producing the protein MAILVTGGAGYIGSHTVAALLERGEEVVVLDNLQTGHREALLGGKLYEGDLRDKEILAKLFAENSIDAVIHFAANSLVGESMKDPVKYYDNNVFGTLCLLEAMNAANVRRIVFSSTAATYGEPEKVPIEESDRTEPTNVYGETKLMMERMMSWFDKVQDIKYVSLRYFNAAGAHESGKIGEDHQPESHLIPLVLQTALKQRSHIAVFGDDYATEDGTCIRDYIHVSDLADAHLRAVDYLRKGENSNVFNLGNGTGFSVKQVIETAKKVTGLDIPVVQEPRRAGDPAVLVASSAKARSVLGWNPKWTNLEDVIQSAWSWHQSRPDGYGKN; encoded by the coding sequence ATGGCAATTTTGGTGACAGGTGGAGCAGGGTATATTGGATCTCATACGGTAGCGGCTTTGTTGGAACGTGGAGAAGAGGTTGTCGTACTGGATAACTTGCAGACAGGGCATCGTGAGGCGCTGCTCGGTGGTAAATTGTATGAAGGAGATCTGCGTGACAAAGAAATTCTGGCTAAGCTATTCGCTGAAAATTCAATTGATGCAGTCATTCATTTTGCAGCCAACTCACTCGTAGGCGAAAGTATGAAAGACCCGGTTAAATATTATGACAATAACGTGTTCGGTACACTGTGTCTGTTGGAAGCGATGAATGCAGCAAATGTACGTCGCATCGTCTTCTCTTCTACGGCAGCGACCTACGGTGAACCTGAGAAAGTGCCAATCGAAGAAAGCGATCGTACAGAGCCGACCAACGTATATGGTGAAACGAAACTGATGATGGAACGCATGATGTCATGGTTCGATAAAGTTCAGGATATCAAGTACGTTTCTCTGCGTTACTTCAATGCAGCTGGTGCTCATGAGAGCGGCAAAATTGGTGAAGATCACCAGCCGGAGAGTCACCTGATCCCACTCGTACTGCAAACGGCTTTGAAACAACGCTCGCATATCGCTGTGTTTGGTGACGACTATGCAACCGAAGATGGAACATGTATCCGTGACTATATCCACGTGAGCGACCTGGCTGATGCACATCTGCGTGCAGTAGATTACCTTCGCAAAGGTGAGAACAGTAACGTGTTTAACCTGGGTAACGGTACAGGGTTCTCGGTAAAACAAGTGATTGAAACAGCTAAAAAAGTGACTGGCCTCGATATCCCGGTTGTACAGGAGCCACGTCGTGCAGGTGACCCTGCAGTGCTAGTAGCTTCATCTGCAAAAGCGAGATCCGTTCTGGGCTGGAATCCAAAATGGACCAATCTGGAAGATGTCATTCAAAGCGCTTGGAGCTGGCACCAATCACGTCCTGACGGCTACGGAAAAAACTAG
- a CDS encoding AraC family transcriptional regulator: MADQSNAKKDPLASSIEKIQESPSGKSGALSYSVASNPVYYEQGALHVLFAGASQTLPGHALGPKLFDYYLLHYVEKGAGTFRTELHTYELSAGDCFLIHPGQLVSYQSHARNPWQYRWIAFTGSQAAQHAEEAGFRPEKSVFHAGPSCGISDWLSVMQDAFAERKESSHFTSLGTLYMILAEAQNHLSQGQTLIPGESSIRRTVKQMIQYMSTQYAYPVSIEQMSASLGYNRAYLSRIFKQETGLSPVTYLLKLRIDKSRQLLRERPDLSIEQVSASVGLPDALYFSKQFKRFHGEAPSLYREKILSRPRHQGLQKNAQPNKR; the protein is encoded by the coding sequence ATGGCAGATCAATCCAACGCCAAGAAAGACCCGCTTGCATCTTCAATAGAAAAAATACAGGAATCACCTTCCGGTAAAAGTGGAGCACTCAGTTATTCGGTTGCCTCCAATCCGGTCTATTATGAGCAAGGCGCACTGCATGTCCTGTTTGCCGGAGCAAGCCAGACGCTTCCAGGTCACGCCCTTGGACCTAAATTGTTTGATTATTATCTGCTGCATTATGTAGAAAAAGGGGCGGGTACGTTCCGTACCGAACTGCACACCTACGAGTTATCCGCAGGTGATTGTTTCCTCATTCACCCCGGGCAACTGGTGAGCTACCAGTCACATGCCCGTAACCCATGGCAATACCGCTGGATCGCCTTTACGGGCAGCCAGGCTGCCCAGCATGCCGAGGAGGCAGGATTCCGCCCGGAGAAGTCCGTTTTTCATGCCGGACCCTCTTGTGGAATATCCGATTGGTTATCCGTGATGCAGGATGCTTTTGCCGAGCGCAAAGAAAGCTCCCATTTCACATCACTGGGTACGTTATATATGATTCTAGCTGAAGCACAGAATCACCTTTCGCAGGGGCAAACCTTAATTCCAGGTGAATCATCCATCCGACGTACGGTGAAACAGATGATTCAATATATGTCCACCCAATATGCCTATCCTGTCTCCATTGAACAGATGTCTGCGAGTCTCGGGTATAATCGTGCGTATCTTTCCCGCATTTTCAAACAGGAAACCGGACTTTCGCCAGTCACTTATCTGCTAAAACTGCGGATCGACAAGTCGCGCCAACTCCTAAGAGAACGCCCAGATCTGTCCATCGAACAGGTATCTGCATCGGTCGGACTGCCAGATGCACTGTATTTCTCCAAACAGTTCAAACGATTTCACGGTGAAGCGCCCAGCTTGTATCGAGAGAAAATCCTCTCTCGTCCACGACATCAGGGGTTACAGAAGAATGCTCAACCAAACAAACGGTAA
- a CDS encoding HAD family hydrolase, producing the protein MTMLQVNGAQIPCKGILFDKDGTLLEFLQLWGPWAERLLDQLQSRMNELGASFTVERDYVLGTTHNSQGHIVGYDPQGPLAIATVDECTGLLAGQLYAAGMPWNEAITTIRQFSSVAMREVRERKSAEPMPGLLAFLQSCRAANIPLAVVTSDSTAAAETHLNWMGIRSFFTSIVGCDRVTQGKPDGEAALLACRELHIDPAEAVVIGDSNGDMQMGRHAEVSYTLGYCPQLDQGSHLVDAHAIIRHYNELSVII; encoded by the coding sequence ATGACCATGCTTCAAGTGAATGGAGCGCAGATCCCATGTAAAGGTATCCTGTTCGATAAAGATGGAACACTGCTGGAATTCCTCCAGTTATGGGGGCCGTGGGCAGAGAGGTTACTGGATCAGTTACAATCACGTATGAACGAACTTGGTGCTTCATTTACGGTTGAACGGGATTACGTTCTGGGCACCACCCATAACTCACAAGGTCATATTGTTGGATATGATCCGCAAGGCCCGCTGGCCATTGCAACTGTGGATGAGTGCACGGGATTGCTTGCCGGGCAGCTATATGCAGCAGGCATGCCGTGGAATGAAGCGATCACAACGATACGCCAATTTTCAAGTGTAGCCATGCGAGAGGTACGAGAGCGCAAATCGGCTGAACCCATGCCAGGATTGCTGGCTTTTTTGCAGAGTTGCCGGGCAGCGAACATACCTCTGGCGGTCGTCACTTCAGACAGTACAGCGGCAGCTGAAACACATTTGAATTGGATGGGGATCCGTTCCTTTTTTACATCCATTGTAGGCTGTGATCGGGTGACCCAGGGCAAACCGGATGGAGAAGCAGCACTCTTGGCTTGCCGCGAATTACATATCGATCCTGCGGAGGCCGTTGTCATTGGAGACAGCAATGGGGATATGCAGATGGGACGGCATGCAGAGGTATCCTATACGCTTGGTTACTGTCCGCAGTTAGATCAAGGATCGCACCTGGTTGATGCCCATGCCATTATTCGTCATTATAATGAGCTAAGCGTGATTATATAA
- a CDS encoding UDP-glucose--hexose-1-phosphate uridylyltransferase has protein sequence MSQTHIAAGATERTPEQQEALHAIERLVAFALQKQLIEEADWDYSRNLLLEQFGFSEPYAGELDTTVPAGPQAMLDTLIDYGFTIGLIPENSDTFRDLLDAKIMGHLMARPSEVVRAFRHTEQTEGIEAATSQFYDLSINSNYIRMDRISKNVYWTQDTAYGEMEITINLSKPEKSPKEIAMAKLLPPPVYPKCQLCRENVGYAGRVNHPARQNLRVIPLNLNNEPWLFQYSPYVYYNEHCIIFHHDHVPMKLTKDTLRRLLAFVGEYPHYFIGSNADLPIVGGSILTHDHFQGGRHTFAIQNAQPEAVFHHADAPGLTLSLVKWPMSVMRLASHDPAELLEAGNAVYEAWKVYSDSAVDIEAFSEVDGEQVPHNTVTPIVRRSADGGYEMDLVLRNNRTNDVHPEGIFHPHREMHHLKKENIGLIEVMGLAILPGRLKEELDSIADILAGDAKLAEAAKASDHVLNKHLGWAEELVERFGPNLDKEQAISIVQQEVGLKFAEILEHAGVYKYDEAGRQAFRRFVSSMGYTE, from the coding sequence ATGTCACAGACTCATATTGCAGCAGGTGCCACAGAGCGGACACCGGAGCAGCAGGAAGCACTGCATGCCATTGAACGTCTGGTTGCATTTGCCTTGCAGAAACAACTAATTGAGGAAGCGGATTGGGATTATAGCCGCAACCTCCTGCTTGAACAATTCGGATTCTCGGAGCCTTATGCCGGCGAGTTGGACACAACTGTGCCCGCTGGTCCACAGGCGATGCTGGATACATTGATCGATTATGGATTTACCATTGGACTCATTCCTGAAAATAGCGATACGTTCCGTGATTTGCTGGATGCCAAAATCATGGGTCATTTGATGGCACGCCCATCCGAAGTGGTACGCGCATTCCGCCACACCGAGCAGACGGAAGGCATTGAGGCGGCCACATCCCAATTCTATGACTTATCCATTAACTCCAACTACATTCGGATGGATCGCATCTCGAAGAACGTCTATTGGACGCAGGATACGGCTTATGGGGAGATGGAGATTACCATAAACCTCTCCAAGCCGGAGAAAAGCCCGAAGGAAATTGCCATGGCGAAATTGCTACCGCCACCGGTATATCCAAAATGCCAGCTGTGTCGTGAAAATGTAGGCTACGCTGGTCGGGTGAATCACCCGGCCCGCCAGAATCTGCGAGTCATTCCGTTGAATCTTAACAACGAGCCTTGGTTGTTCCAATACTCGCCGTATGTGTACTACAACGAGCACTGCATCATTTTCCATCATGATCATGTGCCGATGAAACTGACCAAAGATACGCTGCGCAGGCTGCTTGCCTTTGTTGGGGAGTACCCGCATTACTTTATCGGGTCTAATGCAGATTTGCCGATCGTTGGCGGTTCTATCCTGACACATGACCATTTCCAGGGCGGACGTCATACGTTTGCGATTCAAAATGCACAGCCAGAGGCGGTCTTCCACCATGCGGATGCCCCTGGACTTACATTGAGTCTTGTGAAATGGCCAATGTCCGTCATGCGTCTGGCCTCACACGATCCTGCAGAACTGCTTGAAGCCGGTAACGCTGTATATGAAGCGTGGAAGGTCTATAGTGATTCGGCTGTGGATATCGAAGCATTCAGTGAAGTAGACGGTGAGCAGGTACCACATAATACGGTAACACCAATCGTTCGTCGTAGTGCAGACGGTGGCTACGAGATGGATCTCGTATTGCGTAACAATCGTACGAATGATGTGCATCCTGAAGGGATTTTCCATCCTCACCGTGAAATGCACCATCTGAAGAAAGAAAACATTGGTCTGATCGAAGTGATGGGACTTGCCATCCTGCCTGGCCGTTTGAAGGAAGAGCTGGACAGTATCGCAGATATTCTCGCTGGAGATGCCAAACTTGCTGAAGCCGCCAAAGCTTCTGATCATGTGTTGAACAAACATCTGGGCTGGGCTGAAGAGCTGGTTGAACGATTTGGTCCTAACCTGGACAAAGAACAAGCCATTTCCATCGTACAGCAGGAAGTCGGCTTAAAATTTGCCGAGATTCTGGAACATGCAGGTGTCTACAAATATGATGAAGCGGGCCGCCAGGCTTTCCGTCGTTTTGTGAGCAGCATGGGATACACGGAATAA
- a CDS encoding galactokinase has product MNVTELKQKFIEKYGESGADIRVFHAPGRVNLIGEHIDYNGGYVLPAALEFGTTLIIRERQDNKLQLASTNMSYEGALDTSTIGKEKTGEWTDYPVGVMVELQGKGVNVTKGYDFLYHGEIPNGAGLSSSASLEVLTGFAIQSLEGVSDIDTVQLALLSQKAENEFVGVNCGIMDQFAVANGAQDHAILLMCDTLEYEKVPFRTGSYKLVIGNTNKRRGLVDSAYNERRSQCEQALAILKEQLPALNYLAQLTPEQFVTLQDQIKDEKVRQRAQHVVEENARVLASVEALQRNDLETFGQLMNASHESLRDLYEVSCDELDVMVEEAQRIPGTLGARMTGAGFGGCTVSLVHENDVERFVSEVGAAYEARTTLKGDFYVCGVGDGVKELKEAK; this is encoded by the coding sequence GTGAACGTAACTGAATTGAAACAAAAGTTTATTGAGAAGTACGGAGAGAGTGGAGCGGACATCCGTGTATTTCATGCCCCTGGGCGTGTGAATCTGATCGGTGAGCACATTGACTATAATGGTGGATACGTGCTTCCGGCAGCACTTGAATTCGGAACAACATTAATAATCCGTGAGCGTCAGGACAACAAGCTGCAACTGGCATCCACGAACATGTCTTATGAAGGAGCACTGGATACTTCCACTATTGGTAAGGAGAAAACGGGTGAATGGACCGACTATCCTGTTGGTGTCATGGTTGAATTGCAAGGCAAAGGTGTGAATGTAACGAAAGGGTACGACTTCCTGTACCACGGAGAGATTCCAAACGGGGCAGGACTTTCATCGTCTGCGTCTCTGGAGGTACTTACCGGTTTCGCGATTCAGTCTCTGGAGGGCGTGTCGGATATTGATACGGTTCAACTGGCACTTCTGTCCCAGAAAGCGGAAAATGAGTTCGTAGGCGTCAACTGTGGAATCATGGATCAGTTCGCTGTGGCAAACGGTGCGCAGGATCACGCAATCCTGCTGATGTGTGACACACTGGAGTATGAAAAGGTTCCTTTCCGTACAGGCTCTTACAAATTGGTCATCGGGAACACAAACAAACGCCGCGGGCTGGTGGATTCGGCGTACAATGAACGTCGCTCCCAATGCGAGCAGGCACTTGCCATCTTGAAGGAACAGCTGCCTGCACTGAATTACCTGGCTCAATTGACGCCAGAGCAGTTCGTAACACTACAGGATCAGATCAAGGATGAGAAAGTTAGACAGCGTGCGCAACATGTTGTGGAAGAGAACGCGCGTGTGCTTGCATCTGTCGAAGCATTGCAGCGTAATGATCTGGAAACCTTCGGCCAATTGATGAACGCTTCTCATGAATCGCTTCGCGACTTGTACGAAGTAAGCTGTGATGAGCTGGATGTTATGGTTGAAGAAGCTCAGCGGATTCCTGGCACACTTGGTGCCCGAATGACTGGCGCAGGATTTGGCGGTTGTACCGTATCGCTGGTGCATGAAAATGATGTCGAGCGTTTTGTAAGCGAAGTGGGCGCTGCATATGAAGCGCGTACCACTCTCAAAGGTGATTTTTATGTGTGCGGTGTAGGCGACGGTGTTAAAGAATTGAAGGAGGCGAAGTAA
- a CDS encoding MSMEG_1061 family FMN-dependent PPOX-type flavoprotein — translation MEKHALDIPLITDAEELQGMVGEPHEHVRNKAISFVDSHVQNFISMSPLFFLSTSDHDGKSDVSPRGDGAGFVKVYDTYRLVYPERPGNRRIDSLLNMLSNPGIGMLFLIPGMNEVLRINGTASITKDEEFIASMGWSGKTIGAAVIVDVEECFIHCPRAFKQAGLWAHETWVASEDLPSTSEMFRAHLEINGLL, via the coding sequence TTGGAAAAGCATGCATTGGATATTCCATTGATTACAGATGCTGAGGAACTGCAAGGCATGGTGGGTGAACCGCATGAACATGTGCGTAACAAGGCAATCTCATTTGTGGATTCACATGTTCAGAACTTTATATCCATGTCACCATTATTTTTCCTCTCCACGTCCGATCATGATGGAAAAAGTGATGTGTCACCACGGGGCGACGGAGCGGGATTCGTAAAAGTGTACGATACATATCGACTCGTTTATCCTGAGCGTCCGGGTAATCGGCGGATAGACTCGTTGTTGAACATGTTGTCTAACCCTGGCATCGGTATGCTCTTTTTGATTCCGGGAATGAATGAAGTGCTGCGTATTAATGGTACAGCATCCATCACCAAGGATGAAGAATTCATCGCAAGCATGGGTTGGAGTGGTAAAACTATAGGTGCAGCTGTCATTGTGGATGTGGAAGAGTGCTTTATTCATTGTCCGCGGGCATTCAAACAGGCTGGGTTATGGGCCCATGAAACATGGGTAGCATCTGAAGATTTGCCTTCTACAAGCGAGATGTTTAGGGCACATTTGGAGATTAACGGATTGTTATAA
- a CDS encoding alpha/beta fold hydrolase, whose amino-acid sequence MRNRYNTGRKKRGIGKFLLVLLALIVIGCGFVAWKLFTPYGPQETAQTAMETANQVTVSEQENWIDFVPDKPVGKSVLFYPGGLVKPESYAPLAHELAAAGHHTIIAKMPVNLAVLKQNLADEILAAYPDEQFVMGGHSLGGSMAARYAASHPDALQGIFFLASYPDEKGSVKSLGIPALSILGTKDEVVNATKYQSGRMYLPEDTVYYTIEGGNHAQFGDYGHQKGDGEPEVSGEEQLNQTVKTVLGWLSTIK is encoded by the coding sequence TTGAGAAATCGGTATAATACAGGGCGCAAGAAGAGGGGCATCGGGAAATTCCTGCTCGTACTTCTGGCGCTCATTGTCATTGGATGTGGATTTGTTGCGTGGAAATTATTCACACCATACGGTCCACAGGAAACAGCTCAAACGGCCATGGAAACAGCCAACCAGGTGACGGTGAGCGAACAAGAGAACTGGATTGATTTTGTGCCAGACAAACCGGTTGGCAAGAGTGTTCTTTTCTACCCTGGCGGACTGGTGAAACCGGAGAGTTATGCACCACTTGCCCATGAGCTGGCTGCTGCCGGTCATCACACGATTATTGCCAAGATGCCAGTTAATCTGGCAGTGCTCAAGCAAAACCTGGCAGATGAGATTCTGGCCGCATATCCAGATGAACAATTCGTCATGGGTGGACATTCTCTCGGTGGGTCCATGGCTGCACGTTATGCAGCATCGCATCCTGATGCACTACAGGGCATCTTCTTCTTGGCATCCTACCCGGATGAAAAAGGAAGCGTAAAGTCACTTGGAATACCTGCTTTATCTATTCTGGGTACCAAAGATGAGGTCGTGAATGCCACGAAATACCAGAGTGGACGGATGTATCTTCCGGAAGACACGGTATATTACACCATTGAAGGTGGTAACCACGCCCAGTTTGGTGATTATGGTCATCAAAAAGGGGATGGCGAGCCGGAAGTGAGTGGAGAAGAACAGCTGAATCAGACCGTCAAGACGGTTCTGGGTTGGTTAAGTACCATTAAGTAG
- a CDS encoding bifunctional 2-keto-4-hydroxyglutarate aldolase/2-keto-3-deoxy-6-phosphogluconate aldolase, protein MKKLQLLQKITDNGVVAVLRADSADQVIAMAEQAIAGGIKVIEITMTVPSALKAIEKLSRVYHWNTQDPEKFAIIGAGTVLEPQTARAAIMSGAEFVVGPSLNPDTVQICNLYRIPILPGVMTIADVQRALELGVDIVKLFPGNLYDPSIIKTMKGPMPQANFMPTGGVSLSNLGDWIKGGAVAVGIGSDLTSEAVKTGDLSHVRRKAEQYMDAYRKAKAE, encoded by the coding sequence ATGAAGAAGCTTCAGTTGTTGCAAAAGATTACGGACAATGGGGTTGTGGCAGTTCTGCGTGCAGATTCTGCGGATCAAGTCATTGCCATGGCCGAGCAAGCGATTGCGGGTGGCATTAAAGTTATCGAGATTACGATGACCGTACCCAGTGCACTCAAAGCCATTGAAAAATTAAGCCGTGTATACCATTGGAACACACAAGATCCAGAGAAATTCGCAATTATTGGTGCGGGAACGGTGCTAGAACCGCAAACGGCAAGAGCGGCCATCATGTCGGGTGCCGAGTTTGTTGTCGGACCTTCCCTGAATCCGGATACCGTTCAGATCTGCAACCTGTATCGAATTCCGATTCTGCCCGGTGTGATGACGATTGCTGATGTTCAACGCGCATTGGAACTTGGTGTGGACATCGTGAAGTTGTTCCCGGGTAATCTGTACGATCCTTCAATTATCAAAACAATGAAGGGTCCTATGCCGCAGGCGAATTTTATGCCAACTGGCGGAGTATCTTTATCTAATCTGGGGGATTGGATCAAGGGTGGAGCAGTGGCTGTAGGTATCGGCTCTGACTTGACATCGGAAGCTGTGAAGACGGGTGACCTGAGTCATGTCCGTCGCAAAGCGGAACAATATATGGATGCTTACCGCAAGGCCAAGGCTGAATAA
- a CDS encoding sugar kinase, producing MSTSPNPSPEIITFGESMGLLTAKDTRGLEYAATLDKSFGGAESNLAIGVSRLGHTSGWFGRLGNDPIGNMILKAIRGEGVDVSRARLSDHEPTGLMIRENASGKASVHYYRKLSAASAITPDDLDPAYIAGAKILHVTGITAAISSSGLETVEAAIHIAKQAGVKVSFDPNLRLKLWSADEARPVILRLAELADYFLPGLDEMKLLYNEENDQKVLERLSSMNAVCIVKGGPDLTYVLANGTLTEVPYFKAEHVLDTVGAGDGFCAGFLSGLLKGYSPQEATRLGNLTGSMVIQAVGDWEALPTWGQVEAKLNNVAHVER from the coding sequence ATGTCAACGAGTCCCAATCCAAGCCCGGAAATTATTACGTTTGGGGAGAGTATGGGTTTGCTGACTGCCAAAGATACAAGAGGGCTGGAATATGCAGCCACACTGGACAAGTCGTTTGGGGGTGCCGAGAGCAATCTGGCTATTGGTGTATCCCGGCTCGGGCATACCAGTGGCTGGTTTGGACGTTTGGGCAATGATCCGATCGGCAACATGATTCTGAAAGCCATTCGTGGTGAAGGCGTAGATGTATCACGTGCAAGGTTAAGTGATCACGAGCCCACTGGTTTGATGATTCGTGAGAACGCTTCCGGGAAAGCCTCGGTACATTATTATAGGAAGCTTTCGGCAGCAAGTGCGATTACACCAGATGATCTGGATCCCGCATATATTGCCGGAGCTAAGATATTGCACGTTACAGGTATTACAGCCGCGATTAGTTCGTCTGGACTTGAAACGGTAGAAGCTGCCATACATATTGCCAAACAGGCAGGTGTGAAAGTAAGCTTTGATCCAAATCTGCGTCTCAAACTGTGGTCAGCGGATGAGGCCCGTCCGGTTATACTGCGTCTGGCTGAACTGGCGGACTACTTTTTACCGGGTCTCGACGAGATGAAACTTCTATACAACGAAGAAAATGATCAAAAAGTACTTGAGCGTTTATCTTCCATGAATGCTGTGTGCATCGTGAAGGGTGGCCCTGATTTGACCTACGTATTGGCGAATGGTACCCTAACGGAAGTTCCGTACTTTAAGGCGGAGCATGTTCTGGATACGGTAGGAGCAGGAGATGGATTTTGCGCGGGATTTTTATCGGGTTTGTTAAAAGGATACTCCCCGCAGGAAGCAACCCGTCTCGGCAATTTGACCGGTTCCATGGTTATACAGGCTGTTGGCGATTGGGAAGCGCTCCCGACGTGGGGGCAGGTCGAGGCCAAGCTGAACAACGTTGCCCATGTTGAGCGCTAG